In the genome of Neodiprion pinetum isolate iyNeoPine1 chromosome 2, iyNeoPine1.2, whole genome shotgun sequence, one region contains:
- the Prx6a gene encoding peroxiredoxin-6, translated as MVLLGEIFPNFTANSDIGQIKFHEWIGDSWAILFSHPNDFTPVCTTELARVAKLIPEFEKRSVKVIALSCNSVKSHIQWIKDIKAYGEITEANFPYPIIEDESRTIVTALGMLDPDEVDSTGLPVSARSVFIIDPKKKMRLSILYPATTGRNFDEILRVIDSLQLTDKHKVATPVDWKNGDDVMIQPTVNDKDAKSLFGDDIKVISLPSGKPYLRSIQQPIDS; from the exons ATGGTTCTACTCGGCGAAATATTTCCGAATTTTACAGCAAACTCTGATATCGGCCAGATTAAATTTCACGAATGGATTGGAGACTC CTGGGCAATTCTCTTTTCTCATCCCAACGATTTTACCCCAGTCTGTACAACAGAATTGGCAAGAGTAGCAAAGTTGATCCCAGAATTTGAGAAGCGAAGTGTCAAAGTTATTGCCTTGTCTTGTAATTCTGTTAAATCACACATTCAATGGATCAAG GATATTAAAGCCTATGGTGAAATTACAGAGGCGAACTTTCCATATCCTATAATTGAAGATGAAAGTCGCACAATTGTGACAGCTTTAGGAATGCTTGATCCAGATGAAGTTGACAGCACTGGCTTGCCCGTTTCAGCTAGATCAGTTTTCATCATAGACCCTAAGAAGAAAATGAGGCTCTCAATCCTTTATCCAGCTACAACAGGAAGAAATTTCGA tgaaATCTTGAGAGTTATTGATTCTCTACAGTTGACGGACAAACACAAGGTAGCAACACCTGTAGATTGGAAG AACGGAGATGATGTTATGATACAACCTACCGTCAATGACAAAGATGCTAAGTCTCTATTTGGGGATGACATTAAAGTTATAAGTCTACCTTCTGGTAAACCATATCTTCGTAGCATTCAACAGCCTATAGACTCTTAA